Part of the bacterium genome, TGGCGAGCCAGCCGCCGTTGCGAGGGTGTTTCATCGGCAATGCTAGTAGGCGCCTCGCCGGGCGATGATGGCAGGCAGGGTCCGCAGCAGGATCATCACGTCGAAGAGGAAGCCGCGCATCATCACGTACTCCATGTCCAGGCGCATCCATTCCTCGAAGCCGATGCTGCTCCGCCCCGACACCTGCCAAAGGCAGGTGATCCCCGGCTGCACTTCGAGCCGCCGGTAGTGCCACGGCTCGTAGAGCTCCACCTCGCTGGGGATCTGCGGCCGGGGCCCGACGATGCTCATGTCGCCCTTGAAGACGTTGAAGAGCTGAGGCAGCTCGTCCAGGCTGCTGCGCCGCAGGAAGCGCCCCAACGCAGTGATGCGGGGGTCGTTGCGGATCTTGAACATCGGCCCCTCGGCTTCGTTCAGGTAGCGGAACTCCTCCTTGAGCGCCTCGGCCTCGGCCACCATCGAGCGGAACTTGTAGCAGATGAAGTGGCGCCGATTGCGGCCGACGCGAATCTGGCGAAAGAAGATCGGCCCGTTGCTCTCGAGCTTGATGAGCACGGCCAAGGGGACCATCAAGGGCAGGAAGAGCAGGATGCCCAGCCCGCTCATCAGGAGGTCCAGCGCGCGCTTGCTGAGGCGGTAGTGCCAGGCGTCGCGGACCGGGTAGCTGAGCAGATCCCCGCCAGCAACCCTGGCCGGGCCCGGCGCGCTGTCCGGCCCCAGGGTGGTTTCGCGCTCGGGGGAATCGAGGAGAGTGCCCTTGGAAGCCATGCTTTCGACCTCGGATGTCCGACTGGGCTGCGGAACTGGTCAGCGACCGCCCTGCCCGACGCAACGGGAGCGCGGCAGCGCTGCATTCAGCGAGAGCGATAGCAAGCGGTCGATAGGGCCTCCAGGACGCTGGACTGGCCCTAGTCTAGCAGACCCCCGCTCCGGCTGTAAAGCGCCTCACCCCGAGAACGCGGCCCGAACCGCCGCGCAGACGCGCTCGACCATCGCCTCGCTGAGCTCGGCGTACATCGGCAGGCTGAGGATCTCGGCGGCCCCGCGCTCCGCCTCCGGGAACCGGCCGGCGCGGCCCAGGTGCTCGAAGGCCGGCTGTCGATGGACGGGCTGGGGGTAGTGGTAGCCGAAGCCGATCTCCCCTGCCTGGAGAGAGGCCGCGATGGCGGGGATCCGGGCACTGCGGATAACGAAAAGGTGATAAACGGGCTCATGTCCCGGCCGCTCCACCGGCAGACGCAGGTCGCCAACCCCGCTCAGGCGCTCCCGGTAGGCCGCCGCGACGCGCCGGCGCGCCGCATTCCAGGCGTCGAGGTGGGCCAGTTTCACGCGCAGGACGGCCGCCTGCAGGGCATCGAGCCGGCTGTTGGTACCCAGGCGCGCGTGGTGGTACTTGCGCGGGCTGCCGTGGTCGCCGATCTCGCGGACGGCCTGGGCGTGCGCGGCGCTTGCCGCCAGGACGGCGCCGCCGTCCCCGTAGGCGCCCAGATTCTTGCCGGGATAGAAGCTGAAGCCGGCCAGCGGCGCCAGCGATCCGCAGCGGCGACCCTTGTAGCGGGCGCCGTGCGCTTGGGCGGCATCCTCGATGACCACCAACCCGTGCCGTGCGGCAATGGCGAGTAACGGATCCATGTCGACGGGATCGCCATAGAGGTGCACCGGCATCAGGGCGCGCGTGCGCGGCGTGATCGCGGCCTCGACCTGGGCGATGTCGAGGTGGTAGCTGCTCGGATCCATGTCGACCAGGACCGGGGTCGCCCCCGCGAGGACGATCGCCTCCACCGTCGCGACGAAGGTGTTGGCGGCCGTGATCACCTCGTCGCCGGGCCCCAGCCCAGCCGCTCGACAGGCGAGTTCGAGGGCGTCCGTGCCGTTGGCGACGCCCACCGCATGAGCCGCGCCGCAGTAGGCCGCGAAGGCCGCCTCGAAGTCGCGCAGGGCTGGGCCCCCGAT contains:
- a CDS encoding sugar transferase, with protein sequence MASKGTLLDSPERETTLGPDSAPGPARVAGGDLLSYPVRDAWHYRLSKRALDLLMSGLGILLFLPLMVPLAVLIKLESNGPIFFRQIRVGRNRRHFICYKFRSMVAEAEALKEEFRYLNEAEGPMFKIRNDPRITALGRFLRRSSLDELPQLFNVFKGDMSIVGPRPQIPSEVELYEPWHYRRLEVQPGITCLWQVSGRSSIGFEEWMRLDMEYVMMRGFLFDVMILLRTLPAIIARRGAY
- a CDS encoding DegT/DnrJ/EryC1/StrS family aminotransferase, with protein sequence MQVPFLDLRVQYQQLQAELLPELTGIMERGAFIGGPALRDFEAAFAAYCGAAHAVGVANGTDALELACRAAGLGPGDEVITAANTFVATVEAIVLAGATPVLVDMDPSSYHLDIAQVEAAITPRTRALMPVHLYGDPVDMDPLLAIAARHGLVVIEDAAQAHGARYKGRRCGSLAPLAGFSFYPGKNLGAYGDGGAVLAASAAHAQAVREIGDHGSPRKYHHARLGTNSRLDALQAAVLRVKLAHLDAWNAARRRVAAAYRERLSGVGDLRLPVERPGHEPVYHLFVIRSARIPAIAASLQAGEIGFGYHYPQPVHRQPAFEHLGRAGRFPEAERGAAEILSLPMYAELSEAMVERVCAAVRAAFSG